The region ATGGGACGGTGATCATATAGCAATGGATAATGGCAAATTTTCTTTCGAAAAACTTTTACAAAAATTTAAAGCTTCTTCAAATATTATTTCTTTATCAAAATAATTATTAATTAAACCAATATTTAGGGCTTCTTGAGCATATATCGGCTTTGCGCTAAGCAAAAGCTCCAAAGCTTTAGATTTGCCTACCAGATTTACCAATCTATAGCTTCCTCCCCAGCCTGTTGTTACACCCATTTGGACTTCTTTAAATTGGATAAAACTATCACTTTGCAAAAACCTAATGTCAAAAGCCAAAATAAATTCTGCACCACCGCCAAGTGCACTACCATTTATGCATGCTATTGTAGGAATCTGCAAATTTTCTATCTCATTTAATACACTATGCATTAAAAAAGCCATATCTTTGGCTTTTTCTTTGGAATCCAAGGTGGCAAAATAGTCAATATCGCCACCTGAGCAAAAAACATTACCCGTTGATTTAACAAGTAAAGCTTTGATATCCAAGTTTTTAATGTCGGATATAATTTGACTAAGCTCATTCATAAACTCCAAATTTATGGCATTTCTTTTCTGGTAACGGTTAAGCGTTAAAATGCCAATACCTTCAATATTATCAAAAACAGTGTAACTCATAGTTTAAATTCTGGCCTGTAAACAGCTTTTTCTGTAATAATGGCATCTATTAAGTAGTGCGGTGTAACATCAAATGCAAAATAAAGTGCCTTTGCGTTGCTTGGTGCTAAACTAATCCCATTAAAACTCAATATTTCACTACCGTCTCTTACTTCAATTTCCACATTATCCAAATTATCAAGGCTTCTATCAATAGTAGATTCTGGTGCTGCTACAAAAAATTTTACATCGTGCAACCTTGCAAGCTGCGCTAAGCTGTATGTACCAATTTTATTTGCTACATCGCCATTTTTTGCAATCCTATCAGCACCAACAATTACACAATCTATTAGCTTTTTTTTCATTAAGTAACCTGCTGTGCTATCTGTAACAATTGTATAGTCGATATTTTGATGTTGTAGCTCAAAAGCAGTTATCCTGCTTCCTTGAAAATAAGGTCTTGTTTCATCGACATAAATTTCTTCTACCAGATTATTTTGCGCTGCATATTTTATTATACCAAGAGCAGTACCAATACCACCTGTGGCAAAGCTTCCCGTATTGCAATGCGTTATAATGCGCATTTTTTTATTGAATAATACAAGTGCATTTTTCGCCATTTCATAATCAGCCTTTTTTTGGTCTTCAAAAATACCAAAAGCATTTGCCCTTACTTTTTTGATTATTTTTTCTATTGGTAAAAATGAGTTTTGCTCTACTATTTTTTTCTGACTTTCAATAGCCCATTTTAAGTTCACAGCAGTTGGTCTTGTTGCTAGAAGACTGGTATAGGCTGATAAAGAAGCCCGATTAAGTTCGTCAAAGCTTCTAGCATTTTTGATTGCAAGATAATAACCAAATGCAGCCACAATACCAATTAGTGGTGCACCCCTTATCGCCATATCCTTTATGGCTTGGCAAGTATCATTTATGTTTTCTAATTTTACTTTTTTGATATTTGGCAAAAATCTCTGGTCTATAATTATAAACTCATCATTATCATTGAATACAAAAGGACTATAGCCATCCATTTTGTCTATACCACCTTATAGTTTTATACACACCGTCAAATAAATCATGCTTTGGCTCAAAATTAAAATCATTGCAAAATTCTATATTCTCGCAAACCCATTTTTGTGCCCTAATCTCGCTTATCTTGTCAAAAAAAACCCCGCTTGCCTTTAAAAATACATTTATTATATCAAGCGCAATTCTTGGCAAAGCAACCTTTTTTATGTTTTTTGCAAGATGGTACTCAATAATACCAGCCACTTCAAAAAAATCATACCATTGACTTTCGCATATTGTGTATATTTTGGGCCCCAAAAAGCTGCTTTCAAGCACCCTATCAATTGCCTCAACCAAATCCTCAACATAAATAAAGCTTAATTTCATATTATTAATGGTAAAAAAAATGCCCGCTTCGTTTGCAAGTTTAATAATTTTATACACTTCCTGCTCTTGTGGTCCATAAATCACAGGCGGTCTTAGAATCAATAAGTTATATTTATGGGAATTTTTTAGTAATTCCAATTCTGCAAGTCTTTTTGTGTAACCATAATAGGAAACAGGCTCATTTTTTTCCAAAGGTCCTTTTGCGGCCAATGAGCTTACATATATAAGCTTGTTTATATTATATTTGGCACAAAGCTGACTTAAATTTTTTGCACCCTCAACATTTGTTTTGTAAAAGGCTTTTTTTGAGCCCTTGATTAAACCAGCTAAATGTACTACAGTGTCTACATGTGCTATAGCATTTTCTAAATCCTTAATATTTGAGATATCTCCCTGAAAGTATTCAATTCCATCAATCTTTCTTCTTGAAAAACCATAAATTTTGTATTTTTTAGATAGTTTTTCAATTGAATTTTTACCAACAAAACCACTTGCACCTGTTAGAAGTATTTTCATTTAACCCAATAAACCCTTGCTACTTTATCATTTTCTTTATATTTAATATCTAAATCACCTTTAAAAGCTCTCTGAAGAGCTTTACCAATAGCTACTGCCAGATGCTCAAATGTAGTATATACATTNNNNNNNNNNATTCATTTCGTTATCGCTTACCTGTTCAATTTTTCCTATTCTTCTTAATGGATTGATATTTTCACTCTCTTTTTCTTTATTTTTCATTAAATTGATTATTTCTTCTTTTTTTGATTTTATAATGTCACTTTTTAAATTCAGTATACCTCCGTAATAGTTATCTTTGATTCTCCTGCAAGCAGGGCAAATATCTTCAAAATATTCTCCTTTTGGTTTTTCAATTTTTTTCCAAATACCATCAATAAAAACAAGTCCACAAACTTTACAAACCGTTGGTTCTTTATATTTTTTGTTTTTAAGATAAAGCCTTTCATTCCTTTGCGCATAAAGGTTTGTTTTCATAAAAAACCTCCATTTAAAAAATTTCTTTTGAAAAATTTATTCTTACCAACAATTCTTGTAAAAAACTATCAATACTATTAATGTGAATTTTTAAAAATTTAAATGATTCTAAATTTTGCAAAGGAACAACTCTATAAGGCTTTATCCTGCCAATAGATAACCAGTTAGTAACAAAATCAGAAAAATTCACAATTGCTGACAGTTTTCCTATATCTGTATTATCAAATTTTTCACTATGATGAAGATAGATTGCCTCAACAATTAAATTATCAAAGTTCCATAAACCCAGTAATTCTTTTGCTACATCACAATGATTAAAACCATACAGATCATTTTCCAAATCAATACTTAACAAATTATCGCTTGAGTCAATTTGCTCTATAACAGTTTTGTAATTTATTTGTTTGCTTTTATACATAACTGTTTTGCCAATATCATGCAACAAACCCGCTACATAACTTATATTCTCATTGAATAAATTAAATTTAAAGCTAATTGCCTGAGATACAGTTGCAACACCAATCATATGTTCCCATAAAAGTTTATCGAATTCATCATAGTCTTTGAAAATTGATCTTGCACATATGGTTAAAACTAGTCTTTTTACACTTTCCAAACCAATAATAGATATAGCATGCATCAGATCCGTAACTTTATTTTTGACACCATAAAAAGGAGAATTAGCCAGTCTGATTAGTGTAGCGGCTATATATGAATCATGCGAAACTACTTTAGATAAGCTATAAATACTTACATTTTCATCATTTAAAAGGTTTAATATTTGATTTGCAGCTTGAGGAAATGCTTCTAAATTAACTTCATCAATAATATTCTGTATTAAAAATTTTTTTTCTTGTCCTGTAGCCACCAATAAACTCTCCTTATTAATATTGTTACTTGCAAATTATACACAATTCAAGTATAATTTACAATTGAAATATGAAAAAGGTTGCAATTGTTTTAATTTTATTAGTTAGTTTTTCTATAGTATCGTGTCAAACTATGCCTTCAAGTACACAAAGCGATGGTAGTAAAGTAGCTCAAATATACTATGAAATGGCAAAAAATATCATAGCAAATAAAGATTACTCAAAACTTCCTGAAGCTTTTATTTATCTTAATAAAGCTAAAGATATTGAACCATCAAATCCTAATATTTACTTTATTTACGCTTTAGCTTATAGACTTAAAAAAGATGATAACACAGCAAAACAATATTTGGAAAAAACTATTAATTTAGATAAAAATTACTATGATGCATACAATGAATTAGGTGTAATTTATTATGAAGAAGGTAATTATTCAAAAGCAAAAGAGTTATTTGATAAACTTATTGATACACTTACTTATCAAAATATAGATGTAGCTTACTACAATCGTGCCATTTTGTATTTGACACTAAAAGAAAATCATAAAGCAATAAACGACTTAGAAAGCGCCATAATGTACTCTGACTACAAAAATCCTCTATACTGGCAAAAACTTATAGAAGTGTATTTAAATGAGAATAATTACCAAAAAGTACTTATTGTGGCTCAAGAAATGGAAAGCCATTTAGGCCCATCCGATTACATACATTACATAAAAGCATTATGTTATTATCATTTGGGCTTATTC is a window of Desulfurella sp. DNA encoding:
- a CDS encoding enoyl-CoA hydratase/isomerase family protein, translating into MSYTVFDNIEGIGILTLNRYQKRNAINLEFMNELSQIISDIKNLDIKALLVKSTGNVFCSGGDIDYFATLDSKEKAKDMAFLMHSVLNEIENLQIPTIACINGSALGGGAEFILAFDIRFLQSDSFIQFKEVQMGVTTGWGGSYRLVNLVGKSKALELLLSAKPIYAQEALNIGLINNYFDKEIIFEEALNFCKSFSKENLPLSIAI
- a CDS encoding HDOD domain-containing protein, whose product is MATGQEKKFLIQNIIDEVNLEAFPQAANQILNLLNDENVSIYSLSKVVSHDSYIAATLIRLANSPFYGVKNKVTDLMHAISIIGLESVKRLVLTICARSIFKDYDEFDKLLWEHMIGVATVSQAISFKFNLFNENISYVAGLLHDIGKTVMYKSKQINYKTVIEQIDSSDNLLSIDLENDLYGFNHCDVAKELLGLWNFDNLIVEAIYLHHSEKFDNTDIGKLSAIVNFSDFVTNWLSIGRIKPYRVVPLQNLESFKFLKIHINSIDSFLQELLVRINFSKEIF
- a CDS encoding BCAM0308 family protein, whose protein sequence is MKTNLYAQRNERLYLKNKKYKEPTVCKVCGLVFIDGIWKKIEKPKGEYFEDICPACRRIKDNYYGGILNLKSDIIKSKKEEIINLMKNKEKESENINPLRRIGKIEQVSDNEMN
- the mtnA gene encoding S-methyl-5-thioribose-1-phosphate isomerase, with the translated sequence MDGYSPFVFNDNDEFIIIDQRFLPNIKKVKLENINDTCQAIKDMAIRGAPLIGIVAAFGYYLAIKNARSFDELNRASLSAYTSLLATRPTAVNLKWAIESQKKIVEQNSFLPIEKIIKKVRANAFGIFEDQKKADYEMAKNALVLFNKKMRIITHCNTGSFATGGIGTALGIIKYAAQNNLVEEIYVDETRPYFQGSRITAFELQHQNIDYTIVTDSTAGYLMKKKLIDCVIVGADRIAKNGDVANKIGTYSLAQLARLHDVKFFVAAPESTIDRSLDNLDNVEIEVRDGSEILSFNGISLAPSNAKALYFAFDVTPHYLIDAIITEKAVYRPEFKL
- a CDS encoding NAD(P)-dependent oxidoreductase, whose translation is MKILLTGASGFVGKNSIEKLSKKYKIYGFSRRKIDGIEYFQGDISNIKDLENAIAHVDTVVHLAGLIKGSKKAFYKTNVEGAKNLSQLCAKYNINKLIYVSSLAAKGPLEKNEPVSYYGYTKRLAELELLKNSHKYNLLILRPPVIYGPQEQEVYKIIKLANEAGIFFTINNMKLSFIYVEDLVEAIDRVLESSFLGPKIYTICESQWYDFFEVAGIIEYHLAKNIKKVALPRIALDIINVFLKASGVFFDKISEIRAQKWVCENIEFCNDFNFEPKHDLFDGVYKTIRWYRQNGWL
- a CDS encoding tetratricopeptide repeat protein, producing the protein MKKVAIVLILLVSFSIVSCQTMPSSTQSDGSKVAQIYYEMAKNIIANKDYSKLPEAFIYLNKAKDIEPSNPNIYFIYALAYRLKKDDNTAKQYLEKTINLDKNYYDAYNELGVIYYEEGNYSKAKELFDKLIDTLTYQNIDVAYYNRAILYLTLKENHKAINDLESAIMYSDYKNPLYWQKLIEVYLNENNYQKVLIVAQEMESHLGPSDYIHYIKALCYYHLGLFDQAKDSLSKINNQDNYFSIEKDLLLKKMQR